In the genome of Primulina eburnea isolate SZY01 chromosome 13, ASM2296580v1, whole genome shotgun sequence, the window TGTTGGCAGCTTCGCAATTGCTTCTCTGAACAACGGTGTGCGAAAAAGAGATGAATGTGTCATGGAGTCGCCCGCGAGCGAGCACGGTGTCTGGAAGGACGAAGTTGTGTGTTTATCCTCGAGCAGAACCGCCAGTAAATGCATGCCGTCGCCATACAAGAGGGTCGGCGGGAAAAAGTGGTCCTATTTGCCTGACAGACATCATGCAGACGGTTTTTTTGCTAATGTAAATAAGTTGAGCAAAAAATTTCACCCTTTTTAAGTTAATTTGTTTGTATAAAATTTGGATGTGTTTTAATTTATCACTTCAtttcttgattttatttcagTATTTTAGTGAGTATTATTTATTCACATATGTAGGAGGATGAATCTATttaagaaattaaattttataaatagttttctttattattattgaaaaatataaaaggAAAAATCTGTATATAAAACACGAGTTAATGGTTTTTACACAAATCTCCCAAAGTATCACTACGTGAACCCACTTTCTACCAGTGAGTCTTCCCTCTGTTTTTACAAGATGGCATTTCATTTCAAAGAAATCATCAATGATATATAGCAACACATGATTTCAAGTGACGGTCAGTGCACATCTGTTGCATACTTGGAGGAGAGTGTTGAGAATCAGATTACACTTCCTTTTATCAACTAGGATGTAGTCAATTCAAACGCCTACAACGAAGGGTAAAAGCACTTGCTCACAGTTGTTGTGTCGATTCGGTCTTGAAATTAGGTCAGTGGTCAATGAAGTCTCTGAAGCAAGTTTTCCACCCTTATTTTTTGTTGTGTCGGGCTCAACGACTCCGTCTGCATGATTGTGTTTGCAACAAGAATAACAATAGAAGGAGAGATAGCATTCACCTACATAGTACAGTGTTCTTCAGCGAAGAGAAGGGGGACTCAAATATCAAAGAAGACGCCATCAGGTAACAAAACATGTAGTTCGTAAAAAGATACGTACCCAAACACGACCATTCAAACCAACTGCAATCTCAAAGGCGAGTTTCTTCCCAAGCGTTTCGAGAATTGGGCATGTTGGAGATTTCAGCAACCTGAAATGGTAGTTAAGAGAAAACTGACTAAATAAAGATATCACCGGCTCAATTCTGTCTATAGACGAAGCAAGAATCGTTCATTAACTGAGTACAAAGACACAAGTGGGAAAAAAGACAATCATACATTCTAGATTATCCGGTTGATGATTCAAACATGAATCCATCTTTAAGAGGGCCATATTCTGCTGCTTTCCCACTGGCTATAGAATGCAAAAGGAGAAAAATGATTATTTACACAGATACTGAAACCATATCTTTGTAAACTCAAAACTTGCACACTCAAACATAAGTCTGAGCATAAGCAGTAAAGAAAGGTAAAAATATCAACCATCCATGCATGATAACTCTGGGTTCATGCCAATGTTTGCCTTGACAACACGGACATACAACAAAGTACCAATCTGCAGGCAATAAAAAGTTTCCCACGAGCAAGAATTACGCTCGTGTTAAAAG includes:
- the LOC140810081 gene encoding LOW QUALITY PROTEIN: uncharacterized protein (The sequence of the model RefSeq protein was modified relative to this genomic sequence to represent the inferred CDS: substituted 1 base at 1 genomic stop codon); protein product: MDSKSSSSPASLVDQQVFPGDVVLDLSHLTNQTIKLGGGLRQDGDVISVMKAGILRFSKPKKYWIESSNKRYTPSVGDDVLGIVVDTKADNFLVDIKGPTVAYLPVLAFEGGTRRNVPKFNIGTLLYVRVVKANIGMNPELSCMDASGKAAEYGPLKDGFMFESSTGXSRMLLKSPTCPILETLGKKLAFEIAVGLNGRVWVNAISPSIVILVANTIMQTESLSPTQQKIRVENLLQRLH